The Halotia branconii CENA392 region TCCGATGCCCAAGCAGCAACTAACAGAAGTTTGGCGCTAGTGCAAAATCAAAACGGTTCCAAAGAGTATTTATCCGTCCGCGCTCAAGCTCTTAATACTCAAGGTAAACTGCAATTAGCCCAAGGAAAAGCACAACTAGCTTTGAAAACTTGGGAAGAAGCAACCAAAGTATATCAAAAAGCGGGCGATCAAGCAGGTGTGATTGGGAGTCAAATTAACCAAACCCAAGCCCTGCAAACATTAGGGTTTTACCGTCGCGCTCAAGATACTCTAGAAAATTTAGAGAACAACTTAAACCAACAGCCAAATTCTCTATTGAAAGTCAAAGGATTACTTAGTCTCGGTAATACTTGGCGTGTAGTTGGTAATACAGAGCAATCGCAGCAAGTTTTAGAACAAGCCCAGAAATTAGCCCAAGAATTGCGATCGCCACAAATAGTAGCGGAAACTTTGCTCAGTTTAGGAAATACTTACCAAGCTTTAGCAAATAACGAAACTAGACAAAACAATCAAGCAGAGGATTTTACTCAAAAAGCATTACAAACTTATAGTCAAGTCAGTGAAACTGCTGCTTCTCCTACGATCAAAATCCAAGCACAACTAAATAAATTACGTCTGTTAATAGATAAAAAACAGTTATCAGAAGTTCAAAAATTATGGGCTCAACTACCAACTGAGTTTGAGCAACTTCCACTTAGTCGCCAAAAAGTTTACGCACGGATAAATTTAGCCCAAAGCCTAATCAAGCTCAAACAAACAGATAATACAAATAATAAAGACACGCAAAAACTATCAGCAAATCCTTCTTGGTTACAAGTTGCTCAAATAGTCAAAGTAGGTGTCGAAGAAGCTAAAACATTAGAAGATAATCGCGCTCAAGCTTACGCTTTAGGAACTTTGGGTAGTTTATACGAAAAAACAGCCCAATTTTCCGAAGCCGAAAAACTTAGTGAACAAGCAGTTCAACTTGCCGAAGGTATTTCTGCCTCAGATATAGCTTATCGCTGGCGATGGCAGTTAGGACGTATCTACAAAGCTACGGGAAATTCCGCACAAGCCAAAGGTGCTTACAAGCAAGCAATAAATCATCTCAAATCTTTGCGTAATGACATAGCATCAATCAGCCGTGATGTGCAATTTTCTTTCCGAGAAGAAGTAGAGCCAGTTTATCGAGAATATGTCAATTTGCTTTTAGAAGGAAACCCCACTCCCCAAAATCTTGAGGCAGCAACAGAAGTAATTGATTCGCTGCAAGTAGCCGAATTAGATAACTTTTTTCGCCGAGCTTGTTTAAATGCCCAGCCTGTTAATATTAACAATATTGATCAGCAACAAAATACAGCTATTATCTATCCAGTCATATTACCCAACCGTTTAGCGGTAATTGTTTCCCTGCCGAGTCAATCTGCAAATAAATCCGAGCGCAGCTACAAATTAGAATTTCCCAAAGTCGATAATGCCGGTAATTTCGTTACTAAAGAAATACTAGAAAGCACAGTCGAGCAAGTAAGTCAAGAGATTTCCAGACCTAGTGGAGGTGATTTTTTAGCTGGTTTACAAAACTTGAACTCTTGGTTAATTGAACAACCGTTTCAATCTGATTTACAAAATGTGAAAAATCTGGCATTTATATTAGATGGTTCGCTCAGAAATATCCCGATGGCAACACTTTATGATGGAGAAAAATTTCTTGTAGAAAAGGATTATAATCTTGTCATTGTACCGGGTTTACAATTACTACCAACTACCGCACCTTTAACAGCAGAAAGATTAGAAAGACAAGCATTAGTAGCTGGACTAAGTAAATTATCCGAAGCAAGAAAGCAGGAGTATCAAGAAAAATTTGGTGTCAGCTTTAGCGATTTAAGTAATGTTGAGGATGAAGTCAAGCAAATTGCCGAAAAAGTTAAAGTTTCTAATCAGCAAAAGTTGCTGAACGATGATTTTAAAAAGTCAGCTGTTAGAAGGGCAGTTAAGTCTTCTGCTTTACCTGTAATCCACTTGGCAACACATGGTTTATTTAGTTCCCAAGCAGAAAGCACATTTATCATTACTTCCGATGGTGAGGTCAATGTTAATGAACTCAGATCTTTATTAAGAAACCGAGAAACAAATCAAACAGAAGTAATTGAACTACTTGTGCTTAGTGCTTGTCAAACAGCTAAAGGAGATGACAGAGCAGCTTTAGGAATTGCCGGAGTTGCGATTCAGTCTGGAGCGCGTAGCACCTTAGCAACTCTATGGAGTGTAACAGATGATGAAGCGGCAGATGTGATGGTTGATTTTTACAATAATTTAATTAATGAAAAAATGCCCAAAGCAGAAGCTCTACGTAAGGCTCAAGCAAATCTTCTCCAGACAAACAGACATCCTTATTATTGGGCCCCTTACGTTTTATTAGGTAATTGGCAATAACTAAAACAAGGTGAACTAAATGAGGAATTTATTTGCACTTCCTGCCATCGCTTCTAGCGTTGTCGTTACAATTTTATTATCTGGCTTGCAGCAACTTGGTATTCTCCAGCCTCTTGAATTGAGGGTGTTCGACCAAATGATGCAATTACGCACCAATTTAAAAGCAGATTCTCGCTTATTAATTGTTGAGGTAACTGAAGCGGACATTAAGAATTTAAAATTTCCTTTACCAGGAACAGTTCTGAATACTCTTTTAAATAAGTTAGAAGAATATGAA contains the following coding sequences:
- a CDS encoding CHAT domain-containing protein; translation: MSAIILLTTLSQIANPISLAAKPVNQISPPAIVRPQNSSNQQEQLNQGIKLYQEEQFSEAARIFQQAATAFKTAGDGLNEALTLNYLSLANQHLGRLSDAQAATNRSLALVQNQNGSKEYLSVRAQALNTQGKLQLAQGKAQLALKTWEEATKVYQKAGDQAGVIGSQINQTQALQTLGFYRRAQDTLENLENNLNQQPNSLLKVKGLLSLGNTWRVVGNTEQSQQVLEQAQKLAQELRSPQIVAETLLSLGNTYQALANNETRQNNQAEDFTQKALQTYSQVSETAASPTIKIQAQLNKLRLLIDKKQLSEVQKLWAQLPTEFEQLPLSRQKVYARINLAQSLIKLKQTDNTNNKDTQKLSANPSWLQVAQIVKVGVEEAKTLEDNRAQAYALGTLGSLYEKTAQFSEAEKLSEQAVQLAEGISASDIAYRWRWQLGRIYKATGNSAQAKGAYKQAINHLKSLRNDIASISRDVQFSFREEVEPVYREYVNLLLEGNPTPQNLEAATEVIDSLQVAELDNFFRRACLNAQPVNINNIDQQQNTAIIYPVILPNRLAVIVSLPSQSANKSERSYKLEFPKVDNAGNFVTKEILESTVEQVSQEISRPSGGDFLAGLQNLNSWLIEQPFQSDLQNVKNLAFILDGSLRNIPMATLYDGEKFLVEKDYNLVIVPGLQLLPTTAPLTAERLERQALVAGLSKLSEARKQEYQEKFGVSFSDLSNVEDEVKQIAEKVKVSNQQKLLNDDFKKSAVRRAVKSSALPVIHLATHGLFSSQAESTFIITSDGEVNVNELRSLLRNRETNQTEVIELLVLSACQTAKGDDRAALGIAGVAIQSGARSTLATLWSVTDDEAADVMVDFYNNLINEKMPKAEALRKAQANLLQTNRHPYYWAPYVLLGNWQ